A region of Paenibacillus thiaminolyticus DNA encodes the following proteins:
- a CDS encoding efflux RND transporter periplasmic adaptor subunit produces the protein MRQSKKIRRKRWFGMMAGIAACAVLLAACASQPENGAAPADDAKEAAPLVKTAVVKREKIGLPAELIAEIAPSVSMDVMPKGGGEVTAVLKKRGDRVKRGEVIARLDDSAARMKKKRAELAIRSAESLLEQTEEKDRLGQEEVKQSMAKLEREIEQQTKELNRLKNGYDEGTVEKAAVDQAELQLKNSSIDLAVWKMKLEAAEHSDSKATAREQLETARLELLEAGMAIDEARIAAPTDGILTEWTPQPGMMLSQGGTIGRIVQLDPVLVRAKLPEDLLPLAEGKSSLAFYVSGSPEQTYKGSLAYLSEVMDTRTRTYDVELRAANGTGALKPGMKVRIRLETEAERLVPAVPASAVIRDESKTFVFVYQDGKAVRQEVELGPLQGTLYAVTGGLKEGDTVIVTGQHRLKENEPVSVEPPSAKPQQPEKGENQ, from the coding sequence ATGAGACAGAGTAAGAAGATCCGGCGCAAGCGCTGGTTCGGCATGATGGCCGGCATCGCCGCCTGCGCCGTGCTGCTGGCGGCCTGCGCCAGCCAGCCGGAGAATGGGGCGGCGCCTGCGGATGATGCGAAGGAAGCGGCTCCGCTCGTGAAGACAGCCGTCGTGAAGCGCGAGAAGATCGGCTTGCCGGCCGAACTGATTGCGGAGATCGCGCCTTCCGTCTCCATGGATGTGATGCCGAAGGGAGGCGGCGAGGTTACCGCCGTCCTGAAGAAGCGCGGCGATCGCGTGAAGCGCGGAGAGGTCATCGCCCGGCTGGATGACTCCGCCGCCCGCATGAAGAAGAAGCGGGCGGAGCTTGCCATCCGCAGCGCCGAGAGTCTATTGGAACAGACAGAGGAGAAGGATCGGTTAGGCCAAGAAGAGGTGAAGCAGAGCATGGCGAAGCTGGAGCGGGAGATTGAGCAGCAGACGAAGGAATTGAATCGGCTCAAAAACGGATATGATGAAGGCACGGTAGAGAAGGCAGCCGTCGATCAGGCCGAGCTGCAGCTGAAAAATTCGTCGATCGATCTCGCTGTATGGAAGATGAAGCTGGAAGCGGCGGAGCATAGCGATTCGAAGGCGACTGCCCGCGAACAGCTCGAGACGGCGAGGCTGGAGCTTCTGGAGGCGGGGATGGCTATCGATGAGGCCCGGATTGCAGCGCCGACAGATGGGATCTTGACTGAATGGACGCCGCAGCCTGGCATGATGCTAAGCCAGGGAGGGACGATTGGCCGGATAGTGCAGCTTGATCCGGTCCTTGTCCGGGCCAAGCTTCCGGAAGACCTGCTGCCGCTGGCGGAAGGGAAGAGCTCGCTTGCCTTTTATGTATCCGGCAGCCCGGAACAGACCTATAAAGGTTCTCTCGCTTATCTGTCCGAGGTGATGGACACGCGCACCCGAACCTATGATGTGGAGCTGCGGGCCGCGAACGGCACAGGGGCCCTGAAGCCCGGCATGAAGGTCCGCATCCGGCTGGAGACAGAAGCGGAGCGCCTCGTGCCGGCCGTTCCGGCAAGTGCGGTCATCCGCGACGAGAGCAAGACGTTCGTCTTTGTCTATCAGGACGGCAAGGCGGTCCGGCAGGAAGTCGAGCTCGGCCCGCTGCAGGGGACGCTCTATGCCGTGACGGGCGGGCTGAAGGAAGGAGATACCGTCATCGTGACGGGGCAGCATCGCCTGAAGGAAAATGAGCCGGTATCGGTGGAGCCGCCATCCGCCAAGCCGCAGCAGCCAGAGAAGGGGGAGAACCAATGA
- a CDS encoding type III toxin-antitoxin system ToxN/AbiQ family toxin, which yields MRTTIKICGVQSVYLDYLREFDRVVSKDPAQNRKFVGILLEVNNFSYYAPLSSPKPKHEFIADTAPDVIKIERGRLGIINLNNMIPVLPPVIIPIHIAREPDHRYRQLLMKQMLYVRKNEEAIKKKAKRLYQIVKSR from the coding sequence ATGAGGACAACAATAAAAATTTGTGGAGTTCAATCTGTGTATTTAGATTATCTTCGAGAATTCGATAGAGTTGTCAGTAAGGATCCGGCTCAAAATCGGAAGTTTGTTGGAATCCTGCTTGAGGTAAATAATTTTTCTTATTATGCTCCCTTGTCTTCTCCTAAACCAAAACACGAGTTTATAGCTGACACCGCACCTGATGTCATTAAAATAGAGCGTGGAAGATTGGGGATTATTAATTTGAATAATATGATTCCCGTCCTTCCGCCTGTCATCATTCCGATTCATATTGCGCGTGAACCCGATCATCGGTATCGGCAATTATTGATGAAACAAATGTTGTATGTTCGGAAAAATGAAGAAGCAATCAAGAAAAAAGCAAAACGATTGTATCAAATCGTGAAGAGCCGGTAA
- a CDS encoding LacI family DNA-binding transcriptional regulator, producing MKSRLKEIAELADVSVATVSNVLNGRKNVGQATRERVLKICMEKGYYSSSSNKAVSSSTVMFIFSDFDREYYLQIIKGINHCLTENGYDLVICTNKSSQKFMRNNFACGMICLDRHMSDEALIEYAKPHFPVVLMDRMIAHGYANTKSVVVDNYPVMGEMVQGLVDKGYRRFGYIGGVDFTLDHKERFAAFTDTLHHNGLSFDSRHYFHGDYSETSGYQAAKLIILSNELPEVLVCANDHMALGAFKAFEENKIKVPEDIAVTGFDNTDAAMMAGLTTIAIPRYECGYLAAKELLTMIRGQANREPVKLNATIQWRKTTK from the coding sequence TTGAAGAGCAGATTGAAGGAGATTGCGGAGCTTGCGGATGTATCGGTCGCCACGGTGTCCAACGTATTGAATGGCCGTAAAAATGTAGGACAAGCGACCCGGGAGCGAGTGCTGAAAATATGCATGGAGAAGGGATACTATTCAAGCTCTTCGAACAAGGCGGTGAGCAGCAGCACCGTAATGTTCATTTTCAGTGATTTTGATCGGGAATATTACCTGCAGATTATTAAAGGAATTAACCATTGTCTGACGGAGAATGGCTATGATTTGGTTATTTGCACGAATAAGTCCAGTCAAAAATTTATGCGCAATAACTTCGCCTGCGGGATGATTTGCCTGGATCGCCATATGAGCGATGAAGCCCTGATCGAGTACGCGAAGCCCCATTTCCCGGTCGTCTTGATGGATCGGATGATTGCCCACGGTTACGCGAATACGAAAAGTGTCGTCGTCGATAATTATCCCGTCATGGGCGAGATGGTTCAAGGGCTGGTGGACAAGGGATACAGGCGGTTCGGCTATATCGGCGGGGTCGACTTCACGCTGGACCACAAGGAACGCTTTGCGGCCTTTACGGATACGCTTCACCACAATGGCCTGAGCTTCGATTCGCGTCATTATTTCCATGGCGATTACAGCGAGACGAGCGGGTACCAGGCGGCGAAGCTTATCATTCTCAGCAATGAACTGCCGGAAGTGCTCGTCTGCGCGAATGACCATATGGCGCTCGGCGCGTTCAAGGCATTCGAGGAAAATAAGATCAAGGTTCCCGAAGACATTGCGGTGACGGGCTTCGACAACACCGACGCAGCGATGATGGCGGGGCTGACGACAATTGCGATTCCGCGGTATGAATGCGGTTACTTGGCGGCGAAGGAGCTGCTTACGATGATACGCGGCCAGGCGAATCGGGAGCCGGTGAAGCTCAATGCAACAATTCAATGGAGAAAAACAACGAAATAA
- a CDS encoding carbohydrate ABC transporter permease gives MKKRKDRLWFALFTLPLLFIFTTVVVIPFLFGIAYSFVQWDGIPANPKVFVGLDNYIQLFQDERFLASAWHTLKFTILAVLIVNVFGLAFSLFVTTKLRVRNLARTMFFMPNLIGGLILGYIWQFIFTDAMGYIGESTGLANVFFNWLLDSQFALFALVVVFTWQFAGYTMIIYVAGLQGVPDELIEASKVDGANWWHRLTKITLPLLMPAFTICLFLTLSGAFKIYDVNLSLTRGGPNNATEMFAMNIFNEIFAYGNYGLGQAKAVLFFLVVAVFTLTQVFLTKKREVQY, from the coding sequence ATGAAGAAGCGGAAAGACCGGCTATGGTTTGCCTTATTTACGCTTCCCCTGCTTTTTATCTTTACCACCGTCGTCGTCATACCGTTCCTGTTCGGTATTGCTTATTCGTTCGTGCAATGGGATGGCATTCCGGCCAATCCCAAAGTGTTCGTCGGGCTCGACAACTATATTCAACTGTTCCAGGATGAACGATTCCTGGCATCGGCATGGCACACGCTGAAATTCACGATTCTGGCCGTGCTGATCGTCAACGTGTTCGGCCTTGCTTTCTCTCTCTTTGTTACCACGAAGCTGCGAGTGCGCAATCTCGCCCGTACGATGTTCTTTATGCCGAATCTGATCGGCGGCCTTATTCTAGGTTATATTTGGCAGTTTATCTTTACCGATGCGATGGGCTATATCGGCGAGAGCACGGGGCTTGCCAACGTATTCTTTAACTGGCTCCTCGACTCTCAATTCGCTTTGTTCGCCCTGGTTGTCGTGTTCACGTGGCAATTTGCCGGATATACGATGATTATCTATGTGGCCGGACTTCAAGGCGTGCCGGATGAGCTGATTGAAGCCTCGAAGGTAGATGGAGCGAATTGGTGGCATCGTCTCACCAAAATCACGCTTCCGCTCCTTATGCCGGCGTTCACCATCTGTCTCTTCCTGACGTTGTCCGGCGCGTTCAAGATTTATGACGTGAACTTGAGCTTAACGCGCGGCGGTCCGAACAATGCGACCGAGATGTTCGCGATGAATATTTTCAATGAGATCTTTGCCTACGGCAATTACGGTCTCGGACAAGCGAAGGCCGTGCTCTTTTTCCTTGTCGTGGCGGTATTTACCCTGACTCAGGTATTCCTGACGAAGAAAAGAGAGGTGCAGTACTAA
- a CDS encoding efflux RND transporter permease subunit, with protein sequence MNSLIRFSMKQVAAVIILCCMLFGGGIYAATSLKVDNMPDISLPLVMVTVHYPASPQDVMEDVTKPLEKKISGMEHVKTIDSTSSDQMATIVVTFEEGADPDRKKADMESLFQETELPSEAGRPKVSTFGVASIPTYYLAIQAGEGMEQTELEHHFEHVIRPGFQAMPGLDHMDVIGERKTEVAIRLSPELLRMNGLTPAQVSEAVQSAMAAGPAGTVEVDGNTLLARMDNGLRSISQLEAIPLTAPDGSQLAVGGLGSVAEIRESAFAARMDERPAIGILLYKSGGANAVQFTDQAERLMERWTSELPGITFKQVYNYADEVKQSIGGLLREGMVGAVLASLMILVFLRNMRMTLIVLVSIPLSVLIALLMMKWLDISLNIMTLGGMFIAIGRVVDDSIVVIENIYSKLERAARKDESVILLATKEVATAITSSTLTTVGVFAPIGLISGPAGQLFRPFAVTLSCAILASLVVALTVIPMLAKLLVLRSANAKAHVEPGPSAFTEGYRRILEWSLRHRWKTLAASALLFVVTMVVLVPQLSFTFMPEGNPPRQFYFTVKLPYETSLKTTDAVVKDMEAKLRSASDKAGRPLFTFVEALVGYGGDPNAIPYMAQIYTEVNEDADVERVKRDYKESLLSLVPAGGEIDTRTLSGDSGGGEDFSYMLKGEDSGKLRQAAGIVKEAVLRYPDLTEVKDSLSEASSEVTIRLDPQKALQAGVSPAAVQHSLRTWLFEQKLGEYRFDEGLRALTVQTGENGRQDLEAVSNIPMDTGNGGMIRVADVADVSRELAPASIKRLNEEQVVTVTAKIIGKNKGGISADIAAELDRMELPEGVSRSVGGISENIGDSFGQLFVAMGAAIGVVYLIMVLTFGNASAPFSILFSLPFAAIGGVFGLFVTNESLNITSLIGFMMLIGIVVTNAIVFIDKAQQLRKAGFAVREALVEAGVSRLRPIIMTAGATIVALLPLAFGFGHGTLISRGLAVVVIGGLTVSTLLTLLVVPVMYDLIGRGKRRQVNVLPAAAPEQAEGKGM encoded by the coding sequence ATGAATTCGCTTATTCGATTTTCGATGAAACAGGTGGCGGCCGTCATCATCCTGTGCTGCATGCTGTTCGGGGGAGGGATCTATGCCGCGACCAGCCTCAAGGTGGACAACATGCCTGATATTTCGCTGCCGCTCGTCATGGTCACCGTTCACTATCCGGCATCGCCGCAGGATGTCATGGAAGACGTCACCAAGCCGCTGGAGAAAAAAATTAGCGGGATGGAGCACGTCAAAACGATTGATTCCACTTCGAGCGATCAGATGGCGACGATCGTCGTGACGTTCGAGGAAGGAGCGGATCCGGATCGGAAAAAGGCGGACATGGAGAGCCTGTTCCAGGAGACGGAGCTGCCGTCGGAGGCGGGACGCCCCAAAGTATCCACATTCGGCGTCGCGTCCATTCCTACCTACTACCTCGCCATTCAGGCGGGGGAAGGGATGGAGCAGACGGAGCTGGAGCATCATTTCGAGCATGTGATCCGGCCCGGATTCCAGGCGATGCCGGGACTCGATCATATGGATGTCATCGGCGAGCGCAAGACGGAGGTGGCGATCCGGCTGTCCCCGGAGCTGCTGCGCATGAACGGTCTCACGCCTGCGCAAGTGTCCGAGGCGGTCCAGAGCGCGATGGCTGCTGGTCCGGCGGGCACCGTGGAAGTGGACGGGAACACGCTGCTCGCCCGGATGGACAATGGCCTTCGCAGCATCTCGCAGCTGGAGGCGATTCCGCTGACGGCGCCGGACGGGAGCCAGTTGGCGGTCGGCGGACTGGGAAGCGTGGCGGAGATTCGGGAATCCGCGTTCGCGGCCCGTATGGATGAACGGCCGGCCATCGGAATATTGCTGTATAAGTCCGGGGGAGCGAACGCCGTCCAATTCACGGACCAGGCCGAACGGTTAATGGAGCGGTGGACCTCCGAATTGCCGGGGATTACGTTCAAGCAGGTGTACAACTACGCGGATGAAGTCAAGCAGTCCATCGGAGGGCTGCTGCGCGAAGGCATGGTCGGCGCCGTACTGGCTTCGCTTATGATCCTGGTGTTCCTTCGCAACATGCGGATGACGCTGATTGTGCTCGTGTCGATTCCGTTATCCGTCCTGATCGCGCTGCTGATGATGAAATGGCTCGATATTTCATTGAACATCATGACGCTGGGCGGCATGTTCATCGCTATCGGCCGCGTCGTCGACGACAGCATCGTCGTTATCGAAAATATATACAGCAAGCTGGAGCGGGCGGCCCGCAAGGACGAGTCGGTCATCCTGCTCGCGACGAAGGAAGTAGCGACTGCCATCACGTCGTCCACCCTGACGACGGTAGGGGTCTTCGCCCCAATTGGCCTGATTAGCGGGCCGGCCGGGCAATTGTTCCGCCCGTTCGCAGTGACACTTTCCTGCGCCATCCTGGCCTCGCTGGTCGTCGCGCTGACCGTCATTCCGATGCTGGCCAAATTGCTGGTGCTCCGCAGCGCCAATGCCAAGGCCCATGTGGAGCCGGGGCCGTCCGCCTTTACAGAGGGGTATCGCCGTATCCTCGAATGGTCGCTGCGGCATCGCTGGAAGACCCTGGCGGCATCGGCGCTGCTCTTTGTCGTGACGATGGTCGTGCTCGTGCCGCAGCTGTCCTTCACATTCATGCCGGAAGGAAATCCGCCGCGCCAGTTTTATTTTACGGTGAAGCTGCCTTACGAGACATCGCTCAAGACGACGGATGCCGTCGTCAAGGACATGGAGGCGAAGCTCCGGTCCGCATCGGACAAGGCGGGTCGTCCCTTGTTCACCTTCGTCGAGGCTTTGGTCGGCTATGGGGGCGATCCGAATGCGATTCCGTATATGGCTCAGATCTATACCGAAGTGAATGAAGACGCCGACGTCGAGCGGGTGAAGCGGGACTATAAAGAATCGCTTCTGTCCCTTGTTCCGGCCGGCGGCGAGATTGACACGCGAACCTTGTCGGGCGATTCGGGAGGAGGCGAGGATTTCTCCTACATGCTGAAGGGAGAGGACAGCGGCAAGCTGCGGCAGGCCGCGGGCATCGTCAAGGAAGCCGTGCTGCGCTACCCGGACTTGACGGAGGTCAAGGACTCGTTAAGCGAAGCTTCCTCCGAGGTTACGATCCGGCTGGACCCGCAGAAGGCGCTTCAGGCGGGAGTATCCCCGGCTGCCGTCCAGCATTCGCTTCGCACCTGGCTGTTCGAGCAGAAGCTGGGCGAATATCGATTCGATGAAGGCCTGCGAGCGCTGACCGTCCAGACGGGAGAGAACGGCAGGCAGGATCTTGAGGCGGTCAGCAATATCCCGATGGACACGGGGAACGGCGGCATGATTCGCGTCGCCGACGTCGCGGATGTAAGCCGGGAATTGGCTCCGGCGTCGATCAAGCGGTTGAATGAAGAGCAGGTCGTGACGGTAACGGCCAAAATTATCGGTAAAAACAAGGGGGGCATCAGCGCCGATATCGCCGCTGAACTGGATCGGATGGAACTGCCGGAAGGCGTAAGCCGATCCGTGGGCGGCATCAGCGAGAACATCGGGGACAGCTTCGGCCAGCTGTTCGTCGCGATGGGCGCGGCCATCGGCGTCGTCTATCTCATCATGGTCTTGACATTCGGCAATGCCAGCGCGCCGTTCTCGATTCTGTTCTCGCTCCCGTTCGCCGCAATCGGCGGCGTGTTCGGCTTGTTCGTGACGAACGAATCGCTGAATATTACCTCGCTGATCGGGTTCATGATGCTGATCGGGATTGTCGTCACCAATGCCATTGTCTTTATCGACAAGGCGCAGCAGCTGCGCAAGGCGGGCTTCGCGGTGCGGGAGGCGCTGGTGGAGGCTGGCGTGTCGCGCCTGCGGCCGATTATCATGACGGCCGGAGCCACCATCGTGGCGCTGCTGCCGCTCGCTTTTGGCTTCGGACATGGCACGCTGATCTCGAGAGGCCTCGCCGTCGTCGTCATCGGCGGACTGACCGTATCCACGCTGTTGACCCTCTTGGTCGTGCCTGTCATGTACGACCTGATCGGACGGGGGAAGCGCAGACAAGTTAATGTCCTCCCGGCCGCCGCACCGGAGCAAGCCGAAGGAAAGGGGATGTAA
- a CDS encoding carbohydrate ABC transporter permease, which produces MKKTSKWLLELLLLLLAVLFLSPIYLMLVNSFKNRAELYENALALPTSFSFQYYKEAMEKMNFFNAFGNSLYVTLVSVILVIVLASMTAWMLVRTDNKLSKIIFMTLVATMLIPFQTLMMPLMQVMDWIRTHLHIPMLNTHEGLIYMNVGFASGMAVFLYHGFIKSIPIDLEEAATIDGCSKFGVFWRIVFPMLKNITITVAILNVIALWNDYLLPSLTLADKGLRTIPLSTFYFFGEFTIVWNQAMAGLTLTIIPIVIFYIFAQKYIIKGIAAGAVK; this is translated from the coding sequence ATGAAGAAAACGAGCAAATGGCTGCTTGAACTATTGCTTCTTCTGCTGGCTGTCCTCTTTTTGTCGCCGATCTATTTGATGCTGGTCAATTCATTCAAAAACCGTGCGGAGCTGTATGAGAACGCGCTCGCTTTGCCGACTTCATTCAGCTTCCAATACTATAAAGAGGCTATGGAGAAAATGAATTTCTTCAACGCCTTCGGCAATTCGCTGTATGTCACGCTCGTCTCCGTCATCCTTGTCATTGTGCTGGCATCGATGACAGCATGGATGCTGGTTCGCACCGACAATAAGCTGAGCAAAATCATTTTCATGACCTTGGTCGCCACCATGCTCATTCCGTTCCAGACGCTGATGATGCCGTTGATGCAGGTGATGGACTGGATTCGCACCCATCTTCATATTCCGATGCTGAATACCCATGAAGGCTTAATCTACATGAACGTAGGCTTCGCCTCGGGGATGGCGGTCTTTCTCTATCACGGGTTCATCAAGTCGATCCCGATCGATCTGGAGGAAGCGGCGACCATCGATGGCTGCAGCAAGTTCGGGGTATTTTGGAGAATCGTCTTCCCGATGCTCAAAAATATTACAATTACCGTAGCCATTCTTAACGTAATTGCCCTGTGGAACGATTACTTGCTTCCATCTCTGACCTTGGCGGACAAGGGGCTGAGAACGATTCCGCTGTCCACCTTCTACTTCTTCGGCGAGTTCACGATCGTATGGAACCAAGCGATGGCCGGGCTGACGCTCACGATCATCCCGATTGTCATCTTCTATATTTTCGCGCAGAAGTATATTATTAAGGGCATTGCCGCGGGTGCGGTGAAATAG
- a CDS encoding ABC transporter substrate-binding protein has translation MSKRKYITRTLSLLTVLAVITALVGCGGGTDSKNANPSTDSSGQEKLKKITIFQSKVEIAEQLEKLAQKYTEETGNEAEVWGAAGDNYTTQLQAKLTSNQGPSIFSIGPGTEAEKFKSYFYDMSNEGYAKNVAPNMALEVDGKVTGIPYGVEGYGLVYNKDLVNPSEVTDLDSFTKTLEKFKNENINGLALSQEAYFLIGHIINTPFALQADPVDYINKLNKGEVKMADTKEFQEFAKFMDAIKAYAKNPMEIKYDTQMGDFATGKTAMVHQGNWSFSMLKDFGDFGSNIGMMPLPIDGNKKLTVGVASYWVVNGTADADEIKAANAFLDWLFNSETGKKTIVDEFQFIPAMTNIEAGDMDPLSQAVYEATQSGETLMTANNYFPAGIITNDLTPVAQEFFLSKEMTGEQFLKKLDEVWAKAAK, from the coding sequence ATGAGTAAGAGAAAATACATTACGCGCACACTTAGCTTGCTGACCGTGCTGGCCGTGATTACGGCGCTTGTAGGTTGCGGCGGGGGAACGGATAGCAAAAATGCGAATCCTTCCACGGATTCATCGGGGCAGGAGAAGCTGAAGAAGATTACGATTTTCCAATCCAAGGTTGAGATCGCGGAGCAATTAGAGAAATTGGCTCAGAAATATACAGAGGAAACCGGGAATGAAGCGGAAGTATGGGGCGCTGCCGGCGATAACTATACAACGCAGCTGCAGGCGAAGCTGACGAGCAACCAAGGGCCGTCCATCTTCAGCATTGGACCGGGTACGGAAGCAGAGAAGTTCAAGTCTTACTTCTATGATATGAGCAATGAAGGGTATGCGAAAAATGTTGCGCCGAATATGGCGCTGGAAGTGGACGGCAAAGTGACGGGCATTCCGTATGGCGTCGAAGGCTACGGTCTGGTGTACAACAAGGATCTCGTCAATCCTTCCGAGGTGACAGACCTGGATTCCTTCACCAAGACGCTGGAAAAGTTCAAAAACGAAAATATTAACGGTCTTGCTCTTTCTCAAGAGGCGTATTTCCTCATTGGCCATATCATCAATACGCCGTTCGCTTTGCAAGCCGATCCTGTCGACTACATCAATAAGCTGAACAAGGGCGAAGTGAAGATGGCTGACACGAAGGAGTTCCAGGAATTCGCGAAGTTCATGGATGCCATCAAGGCCTATGCGAAAAATCCGATGGAGATCAAATACGATACGCAAATGGGTGACTTCGCAACCGGCAAGACGGCGATGGTGCACCAAGGCAACTGGAGCTTCTCGATGCTGAAGGACTTCGGCGACTTCGGCTCCAACATCGGAATGATGCCGCTCCCAATTGACGGCAACAAGAAGCTGACGGTAGGCGTCGCCAGCTACTGGGTTGTCAACGGGACAGCCGATGCAGATGAAATCAAAGCTGCAAACGCTTTCCTGGATTGGTTGTTCAATAGCGAGACAGGCAAGAAAACGATTGTAGATGAGTTCCAGTTCATTCCGGCCATGACGAATATCGAAGCAGGAGACATGGACCCATTGTCTCAAGCGGTATATGAAGCCACCCAGAGCGGGGAGACGTTAATGACGGCGAACAACTACTTCCCGGCAGGCATCATCACCAATGACCTCACGCCGGTAGCCCAGGAATTCTTCTTGAGCAAGGAGATGACAGGAGAGCAGTTCCTTAAGAAGCTGGATGAGGTCTGGGCCAAGGCGGCCAAATAA
- a CDS encoding helix-turn-helix domain-containing protein, giving the protein MVFDYHLAPKILRQYLQEELIKKGWKQKELAEATGIDCSTISNIFNHKQSLMLPQLHAINQAFGLPNDAFYELFIGECCGESGRFKPEKTSDFLLHCIPVEKYEIVKQVVQLLHEESSRSKMIDTTFKIAEYIFQSGKRNYSLPFYDIITQNGYSRSEKLAISYYRRFLILRDLDTCEAGNEALCQLIEYLPLLPDDIRLDAYYRILTFYNVVENWPKLHLYAQELRSIALAEGHNDYLAESWLYESFALKGMKNFESALKATVAYRGYGEHYAWLSKCNELYISIEMKQIKPIEELMGMLKGPQALLVLPVALDTYLDNNALIEARGYLEQYKSYVDDLLSREDPFHLKHKLRLTQALSQYYFRCGQYDTGFDYNADSLKMALNLKNMHRVGMAVVSFQEHEKQASAEHKERFISILLSMNHNIHGSFLVQYYRSVVAG; this is encoded by the coding sequence ATGGTATTCGATTATCATTTGGCACCAAAGATACTCCGACAATATTTACAAGAGGAACTTATCAAGAAGGGATGGAAGCAAAAAGAGTTGGCGGAAGCCACGGGAATCGATTGTTCTACCATTAGCAACATTTTCAACCACAAGCAATCCCTTATGCTTCCCCAGCTTCACGCTATCAATCAAGCTTTCGGATTGCCGAACGATGCCTTCTATGAACTGTTTATCGGGGAATGCTGCGGTGAGAGCGGACGGTTCAAGCCAGAGAAGACGAGCGATTTCCTCCTTCATTGCATCCCGGTCGAAAAATACGAAATTGTTAAACAGGTTGTTCAGCTTCTTCATGAAGAATCAAGCCGTTCCAAAATGATCGACACTACCTTCAAGATTGCGGAGTATATTTTTCAATCGGGAAAACGCAACTACTCCCTCCCCTTCTACGATATCATCACCCAGAACGGATACAGTCGAAGCGAGAAATTGGCGATCTCTTATTACAGAAGATTTCTTATCCTCAGAGACCTGGATACTTGCGAGGCCGGTAACGAAGCCTTATGCCAGTTGATTGAATATTTGCCATTACTGCCGGATGACATCAGACTTGATGCCTACTACCGTATCCTAACTTTTTATAATGTAGTAGAGAACTGGCCAAAGTTGCACCTGTATGCCCAAGAACTAAGGAGCATTGCGCTGGCCGAAGGACATAATGACTATTTGGCTGAAAGCTGGTTGTATGAATCATTTGCCTTAAAAGGCATGAAAAATTTCGAAAGCGCCTTAAAAGCAACGGTAGCATATAGGGGATATGGGGAGCATTACGCGTGGTTATCCAAATGCAACGAACTTTATATTTCTATTGAAATGAAGCAAATCAAACCAATAGAAGAACTTATGGGCATGCTGAAGGGCCCTCAAGCGCTTCTTGTGCTCCCGGTTGCCTTGGACACTTACCTCGACAACAATGCGCTCATCGAAGCGAGAGGATACCTGGAACAGTATAAAAGCTATGTGGACGACCTGTTATCCCGAGAAGATCCGTTTCATTTGAAGCATAAACTGCGGCTGACGCAAGCTTTGAGTCAGTACTATTTCAGATGCGGACAATATGATACCGGGTTCGATTATAACGCTGATTCTTTGAAAATGGCGTTGAATCTTAAAAATATGCATCGTGTAGGAATGGCCGTCGTTTCATTTCAAGAACATGAAAAGCAGGCTTCAGCAGAACATAAGGAACGTTTCATAAGTATCCTATTGAGTATGAATCACAATATCCATGGCTCTTTTCTTGTTCAGTATTACAGGAGTGTCGTCGCTGGGTGA